The following proteins come from a genomic window of Lycium ferocissimum isolate CSIRO_LF1 chromosome 4, AGI_CSIRO_Lferr_CH_V1, whole genome shotgun sequence:
- the LOC132053924 gene encoding 36.4 kDa proline-rich protein-like, whose amino-acid sequence MKLNNIVILFFLVLLLITCSNLLVEARSDPKKEHQSAAKDEEKEEKLIRSQRRSNNNIGSRRRNNHGRRSWPHPPLVPSPPPPKRRPPFIIRPPPLVPSPPPPRRPPIITRPPPLVPSPPPPRRPIIIHPPPLVPLPPPPRRPPVIIYPPPLVPSPPPSIIFPPLVASPPPPLVPIFDAPPSYTFSPPEQDLTPGTLLVPIFSPPLVPVLVQKDPNLP is encoded by the coding sequence ATGAAACTCAACAATATTGTTATTCTGTTTTTTCTGGTGCTGCTCTTGATTACTTGTTCCAACCTGTTGGTGGAAGCCAGAAGTGACCCAAAAAAGGAACATCAAAGCGCAgcgaaagatgaagaaaaagaagagaagttgatAAGAAGCCAAAGGAGAAGCAACAACAACATTGGTAGTAGAAGGAGAAACAATCACGGAAGAAGATCATGGCCACATCCACCATTAGTTCCTTCCCCTCCACCACCAAAAAGACGTCCTCCGTTTATAATCCGTCCACCACCACTAGTAccatctccaccaccaccaaGACGTCCACCAATAATAACCCGTCCACCACCACTAGTACCATCTCCACCTCCACCTAGACGTCCAATAATCATTCACCCGCCACCACTAGTCCCTTTGCCACCTCCACCAAGACGTCCTCCGGTTATAATATATCCACCACCATTAGTACCTTCACCACCTCCATCCATAATCTTCCCACCACTAGTTGCTTCTCCACCACCTCCACTAGTGCCTATATTTGATGCACCTCCCTCCTATACTTTTTCGCCACCAGAACAAGATTTAACCCCAGGAACACTCCTTGTCCCTATCTTTTCACCACCGCTAGTTCCTGTCCTAGTGCAAAAAGATCCAAATTTACCATAA